The Parachlamydiales bacterium genome includes a region encoding these proteins:
- the ndk gene encoding nucleoside-diphosphate kinase — translation MLFRFLAIALLMGSSLCALNKETTLAIIKPDAVASNHVGDILSRYEKSGLKIAGIKMNVLSEVDAKQFYAIHKGKPFYNDLVKFMTSGPSVILVLEGDNAVQRNRDLIGSGDKKGSLRADFGTSMTKNAIHGSDSIENAQQEVGFFFSNRKLQERF, via the coding sequence ATGCTATTTCGTTTTTTAGCTATTGCATTACTGATGGGAAGCAGCTTATGCGCATTAAACAAAGAAACAACACTGGCAATCATTAAACCTGACGCAGTGGCATCTAATCATGTGGGCGACATCTTAAGCCGATATGAAAAATCGGGCCTGAAAATAGCAGGCATTAAAATGAACGTCCTGAGTGAAGTGGATGCAAAACAATTCTACGCCATTCATAAAGGCAAGCCCTTCTATAATGATTTGGTGAAATTTATGACGTCCGGCCCTAGTGTGATTCTCGTTCTAGAAGGGGATAATGCGGTACAGCGTAACCGTGATCTGATCGGTTCAGGAGATAAAAAAGGCTCCTTAAGGGCCGATTTTGGAACTTCCATGACTAAGAATGCTATTCACGGATCTGATTCTATCGAAAATGCTCAACAAGAAGTGGGCTTCTTCTTTTCCAATAGAAAACTCCAAGAGCGCTTCTAG
- a CDS encoding aminodeoxychorismate/anthranilate synthase component II, with amino-acid sequence MSILLLDNYDSFTYNIVHALWGVGAKVNVIKNDEITVSELLAMNPPGIVIGPGPGCPKDAGISLDLIRAAAMQRVPLLGICLGMQAIGEAFGGVVCKAEKPMHGKLSPLTHLGTGLFKDIPNGFLVTRYHSLVVEESTLPPELIVTARTSKNEVMALKHSLYPIEGVQFHPEAVASEYGPTLFFNWIRSLQNN; translated from the coding sequence GTGTCTATTCTTCTCCTCGATAATTACGATTCCTTTACATACAATATTGTCCATGCCTTATGGGGCGTGGGGGCTAAAGTCAACGTTATTAAAAACGATGAAATAACCGTCTCTGAACTCCTAGCCATGAATCCCCCGGGTATTGTCATAGGCCCCGGACCGGGATGCCCTAAAGATGCCGGCATTTCATTGGATTTGATCCGTGCCGCTGCGATGCAAAGAGTTCCACTTTTAGGGATTTGTTTAGGAATGCAAGCTATTGGCGAGGCTTTTGGAGGGGTTGTTTGTAAAGCAGAAAAACCCATGCATGGAAAGTTAAGCCCGTTGACCCACCTAGGCACTGGTTTATTTAAAGACATTCCTAATGGATTTTTGGTGACTAGGTACCATTCCTTAGTTGTAGAAGAAAGCACTCTGCCACCCGAGCTCATTGTGACTGCCCGCACGTCAAAAAATGAGGTAATGGCCCTTAAGCACAGCCTGTATCCAATAGAAGGGGTGCAATTTCATCCGGAAGCGGTGGCAAGCGAATACGGACCAACGCTCTTTTTTAACTGGATTCGATCCCTCCAAAATAACTAA